The DNA region CCAAAGTAAATTAATTACATACGTGACATTGGTAGGATTTTTTCCCAGTGTGCGAAAGTGCATGCATGTTGTACGAAGTATGGTGGACAAAGCGTTTTCCACATAGTTCGCATTGGTAAGGCGTCTCCCCCGTATGCATCGGTAAGTGTCTCATCAAAGCTCCCTTTTGGGTGAAACATTTGTTGCAAAAACTGCATTGGAATGGATTAATGCCGTTGTGCATACCGACGTGGATCTCCAATGCGTGCTTGTGCTTGTAAGCCTGACCACATTTTTCACACATGTAGGGTCTCAGACTCGAATGTGATTTCATGTGGGTTTTCAACTCGGCTGACGTTCTCCACTTCTTTCCGCAAGTTGGGCAAGGATATTTTAATGGCTTTAAGCTATACTTTGATATTCTATGAGATTTGTACGTTATCTCTTGCGAATTAGGTGCAAGCTCTTTAGGCACATCCAGCATTTCCACAGAGTTGTTCTCTGCAATTTTCATAGTAGTCAGTCACGATTATATTGTAGAAATTGATAAGAATGCATTATTTTCGTACAAAATCTGCTCTCGGATCAATTTtgatctgtgaaaaaaatagatctaAGAAAAGTATGTCAAGAACctagacaaatttttttcatgcaattaataaaaaatgtaaataagtTCATCAAAGTAGAAACAAGTagtaacaagttttgggtAGTAGATCAAATTCTCGACTTGATCCTTTATCGTGCTTCATTTTAGAGAAaatagtgtaaaaaattattaattttattttttatcgatgtATTACATACTTGAGATTGCATCTTCgtgttcgtaaattttttctgtattgCGCACAACTTCTTTCCATTGGAAATCATCTTGTTCGTCATTATCCGACATGCCGAGCAGTTCTTCGGGAAATATTCCATGGTCGTCATTATTTGACTCTAAAAGCTCATTTATAGTGTCTATGGCGTCTTTATTCCTTGGATGTTCTTTAACTACATGAATATTAGCTTTGGATAGGCTTGAAAATACTTCGTTACAAATTTTGCACTTATAAGGTTTCGACCCTCTGTGTTTCAATGAGTGCAAACGAAGATCGTTCGCATATTTAAACAATCTGCCGCATACTTTGCACCGATGAGTATACAGTGCCATTTTTTCTTGTCTATTTAGATTGAATGTTATATCATTTCTGGATAAACAATTGACATTTTCTTCGCTTCGTCTCATCGTTTCACCTGCTTTTTCGCCATTCAGAATGTCGTCAAAACTATTGACATGTCTCACATCATTAGCCTCTTCGACTTTGACTTGACCTTTACGTTTTCCCTTTACATTTTGTTCGCTCCctacatttatatttatacttttagTAGCACAGATCTTTGTTCCACATggactaaattttttatcaagatCCAAAGCTTTTCCAATATGAATCGCCGATTCTTTACAACCGTTCGCTAATTCTTCATGGATAATCGAGCATTTATCGTTATTCGATTTTTCCAattcagataaatttttcagctcGCTCGGACTGCTTGTTGTTTTGAATCTGTTCGCCTGACTCAAGTTCCCAGCCAAACATTTATCACCGATTTCGAAAAGATTCGCAACATTGCTTCTAATAGTCTTACCGTCACTCTGCTTGCTACTTGACTCGTATACTTTCAATATCTCAGTTCTAATGTTCACTACTGTCCATTGCGCTTGTTCCAATATTTGGAACATGCTGTAACATTGGGAGCATACATGGGAACTACGTAAATCAGATTCTATGCAATTTAATACTTGGAGAATAAAACTGCCAAGTTGCATTCCGTTCCTAGGTAACgatgtgtaaaaaatgtttacacAGGTCGTCAACTCCAATTTTACTGTGCATAAAAGACACAGAAGCTCCGATGTGGTCTCCATGTCTTTTTTAGATTGATCTATAAGCCGTTTTTGACATgatagttttgtttttcttcaggTAAATACGTCGGCGTTAATTGCGCAATAATAAGACAAGTTATcacgtgacattttttttataatgtttgtattttcaatttcgagtACAACtgagcaaatttattttaaaatacagTTTCCGAACCTCCCGAACCGTTGAGTAAGACGAGATTTACAATACAATACTTTGATATtacaaaacatattttttcaactcgttAATTGATCCTCAATGTGTTGTTAATACGAATCGACACGATTGTCGTAATTAATTAGTttggaatataaaatatacaaaatacaTGAAACCACGTATACAAACGTCACTATGGTTAAAATTATTCATGACGGCCATTTTAAAACatatttgtacgaccatcgtGTTACACAATTGTTGATAGTGCTGTATCGGTTTTCTATCTCTCTTGTCCACAGATTGTTGGTAAGCTCTGTCTCACTTCTGGAGCACTTTCAGCACTCAGAAGTTGGCAACTCActggtaattaatttttaacgtgGACACGCGATCCTCTGAAATAAGCTGCCAGTGCTGCAAACTCCCTAGAAACCGTCTGAAAATTCCCTAGGATTGATTGATAAATGTAACAGAGATAAACATCTCAAATATAACCTAAGAGTTTGGCGTTTCGGGGCGAATACCGATGGCATTTTCATTTAGAGCTGGTACGAATTGGTGCCATGATTTTCCAAAACTTGCTAAAGAATCTGGCTTTTGCTTCAATGTCCATAGAACCCGGGTGAGGGTCGACTGGAATCGTATAAGTAAGTCTGTAGAAGTAGGTCTAATTGTGGATAAGTCCTGATGTTTTTCTATGTTGAAGACAGGCTTCTTAGAAAGCAATAAACAATTTGGATATTATTGATTTCCCGTGCACAAATTTAGTATATCCTCACTTAATACatgaaacaaaattgtttGTATGTTTAAAGGCTCCATTGACATAGATCGGGTGATCAGAGAAAGAGATTTTTTGACAGTAGATGACAACGTCAACAATGTAGTGGATTATTCTCTTGAAACTGAATATGATGTGAAAATCTTGGACCCAAATTTTGTCAAGCTATTTCGACTTGCTCAATTATCGGTTGAATATTTGTTATATTGTAAACAATATTTAGATCACAGCGTTATTATATTAAAAGATGAACTACGACTGAAAATTGAGGACAATGCAATGcttaaagaagaaattaatgTATTGCAAGAAACGATAAAGAGCTTGAATGAAAAGATAAGGGAAAGAAATAGAATCATAGAATCAAAACTTGGAGATTCTAATGGCGAACTTTTTAAGGTATACATGTCATATATTATTGTTTCATATATtcggtagaaaaatttttccaaatatttttctaacaataCACTTTATAAAAGatgtttcaattaattttagaAGCTAAGTAGCTCAGGATATTGGTTtcacatttcaaaaatttcttgcatTTTCAGTGTCCACATTGCATCAAAACTTTCATAGCTCCAACGTTTGTGAGTGCTCATATCGCCAGACGCCATGCTCATTTGTCTGATCCATACATGATGCCTCCTTCTCTACCTGTACACGAGCAATACCGAGTtgaagcagaaaaattacacgacgaaataaaaactttaaaaGAAAGGCTCAATCGAACGGAAAGAGTGATAAGAAATGaatcagagaaaaattttgattatagTAGAACAGACAATGGTCATCGAACTTCGGATGCTTATGAAAAAGGGGAATACACTAACGACCAACAACGTGAAGAGAGAATAAGAGAACAACAAAGAAAGTATcaagacgagatagccagttTAAAGACCATGTTGTTCTCTGAAGTTAGAGTGAGTTGGTAAAATTAAAGGAGAATACTACTACCCATTAATATCTTATTTCTGCATTCAAGGCCGTATACATACCTTGGCAAAAAAAGCATAAACACCTCATTGTTCATcagaaagttttgaaattttcatgcgAGCATTATACAGTAACATAATTTCCGTGAAAACAACCAATATTTGAACTAttccattttcaaatatagaataaaaactttttctaaCTAAATTTGTATGTGTTTTGTGAGATCAACATTTATTTTGCTTTCAGGAACATACTGACCAAATTATAGTTGAAAATACAATTCAGTTGCACCATAATTGCatgattttaaaatattcatacCAAGCTACAAAAGGTTCTgatgaataatattatctatGTTTGCAAGATTCCTAAACTTTGTGCAATTTTACTTTGGAACATATGttatttgttgtaaaaaaattcaacgaattaaactttttttgtgGCATACCAGcccgtatgaaaaaaaaaaaaaaaaaaaaactgttatatTGTGcatcagaaaaacaaagtcGGTCCTTTTGCACCGAGCATAAGCTGGAAAAATGAGTCGTTAAGTCATCTTCTGAAGATGAATATTGCACTTCATACTGCACACGATACTTCATGTGATAAAAGTATGGTACACAAGTTTCTCTTTGTACTTTGATACTCTTTTTTGTATTGTTGGAATATTGGTTACTTTATGTAGAGACTACaggcaaaaaacaaaactatgCTTTCcttacataaaaataattttttgaggtgaATATTGTTGCTTGATGTATTTTAAGTCGACTACTTCACAGACTGGAAGTTTCATAAATCAAACCTTGTTGTACGTTTCTGTCTTTCAGAATTTAAAGCAAAAGGATGTAAGTGTGAGCCCTATTTACCAAGTTGAGCGTGATACGAAAATTCTTAATCTGGAGGAATTgataaagaaacaagaaaaagagattcACATGTTGAGAGACCAGCTACGTGAGCAAGTGAGTAAGATAgagtgattttcaatttttcggcaTCATTCATTCTATCATTTTATTCGTAATTGTAGATAACACCAAATTTGAAGAATGTACAAGAGAAATTACATGTTCAAGAGCAGCATGAAAAAGTTATAAACGAACGtctagaaaaacaaacaaatgtcGATACTGATTTATCAGTCCAGTTGAAAATAAGTCAAGAAACATCAATGCAAATGAAGGAGCTTTATGAATcgaaaattaacgaattaGAAATCCATTCAAAGGCTCAAAATCAAATGCTAGAAGCTCAGGGTATGCAGATTGCACAGTTGGCACATGAACTCTGGAAATCTAGGGAACCAAGTCCATcaaaaaccaaagaaaaaaaaattaatttgcagaGTAAATCGTCTAGTCAAAACATAGTTGAGAAAATGCAAAATattagagagaaagaaaatgatcGTAAGACCAACgtaaaaaatgacaaacatTGCGAAACAGTTTGTGACAATGTAGGGAGCATGTCTATTGATGAATCACCAAAGATTTTAACCACTCCAATAAGGAATAGAAAACCTTCTTTTCAAAATGAAGATAGCAATGAGCTATTGACAGGAAAAGGAGACTATTTTGAGACTGGTAGAGATTATGAAAGTGCTAGGACTGCaatgaatttgagaaattcgGATGctaaaaaagcaaaacgatATTTGGTGGAGAATTTGAATCTTGAGTCTTTGCAGTCCAGTCGGAGCGGAAAGGTGATCCAGCAAAGTGCTCGGAGAAATAATAAACATCAAGGCAATGTGAACATTCGTAATTTGGATGGTGTTAGAGCCGTTTTTGACAGTAAAACCTTGCATTTGTGTTCAAATGCTGGTTCTCGAAGTATGAAAAGTGAACAGTCCTTGGATTTGCCAAAAACTAAAGCTTATGCACCACAAAAAACTGTGCAAGAGTCTGAGGATAGTGAAAAGTATAGTGAAACCGAATCTGAATCTAgtatttcaaaatctgaaaccCAATCTGTGTCTGAAGATGAAGTCGAAGATAAAGATGAAGAAGacgagagaaaattaaattcacacTACATTGAAGATTTTAATTCCCAAACGGATTCCAAGGAATGGATCcttgaaaattctgaattattgCAGGAGTTGAAAGAGCATTTGAGAGATGTTTTTGATGGCAAACTGAAAGATTTGGGGATTGATCCGGAATGGAATGGCATACCAAAGGCAAcattcaaacaaaaaatggaaacCGTTATTCATCATCGGAATATAAATGCAAAGGTAACAACTTAAATTTATAGATAATGTGTCGATTATCACGCTTACTTgtcttttttatatattatacattactGAAACTgtagtttattttcaatcagacagttataatcttttttttttccagaaaatAAATGACTATAATTACATTCGTCAAAAAATACTTGAAGAAATTTCGCAAACATTGAACAAGAAAAGAGCAGAACCAGCCCACCCAAGAAAAATGTCTTCCTTAGACAGAATAATGAGcaagtttaaaattaaaaccgCAAATGCACTGAAGCAGCGAACAAATTTTggttcgtaaaatttttatgcttaTACCGTGCCTTTTATACTTCTTGTTTTGGTACCTAgttacatattttattatcaaagaaaGACTTTATGCCAAATATTAGGATTCTTCTAGAGTTTCACATTCACATTTTGATACGAtccatgtgaaaaaaatcggtcAGGTTTGAcatacataatttttcaaacttgtgtGTCGATAAtctgtgagaaaaattgatgatttgATTGACGATTTTGATGATATCGTATATagagaagtaaaaataaatacaaaagaatTACCATTGCATTACAGAATTTCGAACACCTATTGTGAAATACCCACTGACTAGTTCACATTCCAAAGCTTCTAAGCCCATGTCAAATTTAGAGGTACttccaaaaaaaatgaacgagaCTGACATTCATGAATTGAGAGGTGACAAAAATTCTACCATATCAAGGTATGGAAAAGAACCGAAACCTCGACCCAGGAGCAGATCAACTCTAGTCAGAAATACCAAACACTCGTATTCACAAATGAAACATAATGCCGGAATAGTAGATCATAATAAATTCGTAGAAGAATTAGTAGATTCTTCCAGTCTGGAAGAACAAATACAGTCACACAACCGCATTGAATATCTGTCCGAAAGTGAAAGTACACCAAAAGCCAAAAAATTCCCATTCAAgattgaaagtaaaaagtctACACTTATGCCAAAAACGTCTGTTGAAAGTCTTATTGAACAATCTTTTTCATCTGTTAACGAAGATTCAAATAACGAACTTAGTGATTACAAGGTAGTGCGCAGCCTACCAGGTTCtccaaagaataataaaagtgtTTTGAAATCGACTACTGGATCTGTTGGCagtttgataaaaaagaaagttctCTTCGATTTAGACCAAAGTGTAGGTAATAGTGGTAAAAGTTCAAATCAGGTTGCAGGGGATAATCTGTCTGTAAAGAAAACTTTATCAGAGTGCAGTTTTGAGACCAAAGAAGTGAATGACGATGACTGGAATATTTCAAAGTGAGTAGAATTGAGTGGCGATtaatcagataaaaaaatcagaagaacgattatgcaaaatttatattaattgattaatcgcacagtcttggtaaaaaaatatgctcgAAAACTTATTGCTCATCAAATACCTCATTGCCGATTTGTTTCACTAATGACTGATGGTTTTTAGTATGTCAGACGATGATGTAAGTCCACAAAAAGCAAAGTCTCCAAGCATGGAtagtataattttaaaaacatcGCAGAGTAGTGAAATTgcaagaatttcgaaaaaaatacaagaccaggtgaattaattttcaaattatgagGTTTGAAACTCCACTTGATTTATCTACTTCGTTTTCTGATATAAATGCCTGCTTAATTTTCAGCTGAATATTTCCCGCCAGAAACCAGTTGGTGCAGTAGAAGCAATGTTTCTGGTGAAGCCTAGTGCGAACGGAATTGAGGTTGATTCAGAATACAGAGAATCTACAAATATGGCAAGTTCTAGCCTCGATAATCAGCCGAAAGAAATCAACAAGCATTTAAAATCCACCTCAAGGGTATCAATGGATCATGAATCTGATATAGAAACCGACATCGAAGAATTGCTTAAAACTGATTGAAACTTATGCAGCCAAAACTTCTTGTATACTAATAGTACTTACGGTTGAATTTGTGTAAATGATTATCAAGcttatatattgtatgtagCTCAGCTATGTAATCTACAACTATGTTCCAATGTTTctgctaatttttatttattttagtcATAAGTTGttcaaataaattgaatatttttaagaaaCATCTCCTAGTGGTTGAAAGGTACAatttgttcaatattttttttataatttcacacGTAAGATGGTGACAAAAGTACTAGAATGTAATAATCTTTCGTAATTGTATtgtcagaatttcaaaaatagatGTATTGTCAGGCCATGTTAAGAAGCAAAAGTATGCTAAGAAAATT from Diprion similis isolate iyDipSimi1 chromosome 3, iyDipSimi1.1, whole genome shotgun sequence includes:
- the LOC124404021 gene encoding zinc finger protein 436-like; the encoded protein is METTSELLCLLCTVKLELTTCVNIFYTSLPRNGMQLGSFILQVLNCIESDLRSSHVCSQCYSMFQILEQAQWTVVNIRTEILKVYESSSKQSDGKTIRSNVANLFEIGDKCLAGNLSQANRFKTTSSPSELKNLSELEKSNNDKCSIIHEELANGCKESAIHIGKALDLDKKFSPCGTKICATKSININVGSEQNVKGKRKGQVKVEEANDVRHVNSFDDILNGEKAGETMRRSEENVNCLSRNDITFNLNRQEKMALYTHRCKVCGRLFKYANDLRLHSLKHRGSKPYKCKICNEVFSSLSKANIHVVKEHPRNKDAIDTINELLESNNDDHGIFPEELLGMSDNDEQDDFQWKEVVRNTEKIYEHEDAISKNNSVEMLDVPKELAPNSQEITYKSHRISKYSLKPLKYPCPTCGKKWRTSAELKTHMKSHSSLRPYMCEKCGQAYKHKHALEIHVGMHNGINPFQCSFCNKCFTQKGALMRHLPMHTGETPYQCELCGKRFVHHTSYNMHALSHTGKKSYQCHVCDMSLLSTSHLKRHMRVHTGEKPFSCTLCGKRFAERYNLFAHQKIHDPAEILAKETNKMQYKCKQCAILFDKKQALDDHLRHHHHEVTDSTSNRKWVGDENDIGTATSKFFTSQIESEMENTIKVDVYDDRILDQAWQQVNYTKLPSIDNDPKLPQSQSNFQVGSNPLAIVSENHKMLIDMGCNRNVITNMGVSSGNQI
- the LOC124404275 gene encoding zinc finger protein Dzip1 isoform X2 — protein: MAFSFRAGTNWCHDFPKLAKESGFCFNVHRTRVRVDWNRISSIDIDRVIRERDFLTVDDNVNNVVDYSLETEYDVKILDPNFVKLFRLAQLSVEYLLYCKQYLDHSVIILKDELRLKIEDNAMLKEEINVLQETIKSLNEKIRERNRIIESKLGDSNGELFKNLKQKDVSVSPIYQVERDTKILNLEELIKKQEKEIHMLRDQLREQITPNLKNVQEKLHVQEQHEKVINERLEKQTNVDTDLSVQLKISQETSMQMKELYESKINELEIHSKAQNQMLEAQGMQIAQLAHELWKSREPSPSKTKEKKINLQSKSSSQNIVEKMQNIREKENDRKTNVKNDKHCETVCDNVGSMSIDESPKILTTPIRNRKPSFQNEDSNELLTGKGDYFETGRDYESARTAMNLRNSDAKKAKRYLVENLNLESLQSSRSGKVIQQSARRNNKHQGNVNIRNLDGVRAVFDSKTLHLCSNAGSRSMKSEQSLDLPKTKAYAPQKTVQESEDSEKYSETESESSISKSETQSVSEDEVEDKDEEDERKLNSHYIEDFNSQTDSKEWILENSELLQELKEHLRDVFDGKLKDLGIDPEWNGIPKATFKQKMETVIHHRNINAKKINDYNYIRQKILEEISQTLNKKRAEPAHPRKMSSLDRIMSKFKIKTANALKQRTNFEFRTPIVKYPLTSSHSKASKPMSNLEVLPKKMNETDIHELRGDKNSTISRYGKEPKPRPRSRSTLVRNTKHSYSQMKHNAGIVDHNKFVEELVDSSSLEEQIQSHNRIEYLSESESTPKAKKFPFKIESKKSTLMPKTSVESLIEQSFSSVNEDSNNELSDYKVVRSLPGSPKNNKSVLKSTTGSVGSLIKKKVLFDLDQSVGNSGKSSNQVAGDNLSVKKTLSECSFETKEVNDDDWNISNMSDDDVSPQKAKSPSMDSIILKTSQSSEIARISKKIQDQLNISRQKPVGAVEAMFLVKPSANGIEVDSEYRESTNMASSSLDNQPKEINKHLKSTSRVSMDHESDIETDIEELLKTD
- the LOC124404275 gene encoding zinc finger protein Dzip1 isoform X1; the encoded protein is MAFSFRAGTNWCHDFPKLAKESGFCFNVHRTRVRVDWNRISSIDIDRVIRERDFLTVDDNVNNVVDYSLETEYDVKILDPNFVKLFRLAQLSVEYLLYCKQYLDHSVIILKDELRLKIEDNAMLKEEINVLQETIKSLNEKIRERNRIIESKLGDSNGELFKCPHCIKTFIAPTFVSAHIARRHAHLSDPYMMPPSLPVHEQYRVEAEKLHDEIKTLKERLNRTERVIRNESEKNFDYSRTDNGHRTSDAYEKGEYTNDQQREERIREQQRKYQDEIASLKTMLFSEVRNLKQKDVSVSPIYQVERDTKILNLEELIKKQEKEIHMLRDQLREQITPNLKNVQEKLHVQEQHEKVINERLEKQTNVDTDLSVQLKISQETSMQMKELYESKINELEIHSKAQNQMLEAQGMQIAQLAHELWKSREPSPSKTKEKKINLQSKSSSQNIVEKMQNIREKENDRKTNVKNDKHCETVCDNVGSMSIDESPKILTTPIRNRKPSFQNEDSNELLTGKGDYFETGRDYESARTAMNLRNSDAKKAKRYLVENLNLESLQSSRSGKVIQQSARRNNKHQGNVNIRNLDGVRAVFDSKTLHLCSNAGSRSMKSEQSLDLPKTKAYAPQKTVQESEDSEKYSETESESSISKSETQSVSEDEVEDKDEEDERKLNSHYIEDFNSQTDSKEWILENSELLQELKEHLRDVFDGKLKDLGIDPEWNGIPKATFKQKMETVIHHRNINAKKINDYNYIRQKILEEISQTLNKKRAEPAHPRKMSSLDRIMSKFKIKTANALKQRTNFEFRTPIVKYPLTSSHSKASKPMSNLEVLPKKMNETDIHELRGDKNSTISRYGKEPKPRPRSRSTLVRNTKHSYSQMKHNAGIVDHNKFVEELVDSSSLEEQIQSHNRIEYLSESESTPKAKKFPFKIESKKSTLMPKTSVESLIEQSFSSVNEDSNNELSDYKVVRSLPGSPKNNKSVLKSTTGSVGSLIKKKVLFDLDQSVGNSGKSSNQVAGDNLSVKKTLSECSFETKEVNDDDWNISNMSDDDVSPQKAKSPSMDSIILKTSQSSEIARISKKIQDQLNISRQKPVGAVEAMFLVKPSANGIEVDSEYRESTNMASSSLDNQPKEINKHLKSTSRVSMDHESDIETDIEELLKTD